ATATTCTAGACAAAAGGTTAGCATAAGTCGCCTTTGGTCTGGATTCATTTGTGGCAGCACTATTTCCATACCGTCACCGCCTGCCGCTTTAAAATCTAAAATCAGGCGACGTAACCATTTCGAGGTCATATCGTAGCGCATAGGATGCGCTAACACTGCTACACCACCCGCTTGATGAATTACTTCGACGGCTTTGGCAATATCGCACCACAATGGCTTTACAAAAGCCCGTTTTCCTTTGCCGATATATTTATCAAACGCCGATTGCATGGTGCTCACCTGACCTTCGTCATGCAGCACACGGGCAAAGTGCGCACGGGTAATCGTCCCTTCACCTACTAGCGCCTTAGCTTTTTCCAGCATGTCGGGAAAGCCGCATTTGGCAAGCTTCTCGCCCATTTGTGTAGCACGAGATTCACGGGCGTTTTGCTGCTCGCTGATCAAGGCTTGCAGCGCTTGGCTTTCTGGGTCTATGTTCAGGCCAACAATATGAATTTCAAAATTCTGCCACATGGTGGAGATTTCAATACCCGATACCAAGGTTAGCGGCAGTGCTTGCTCACTAATATGCTGCTTCGCGACCTCAAGCCCAGCCACTGTATCGTGATCAGTAATAGCCAATACATCTAGTTGAAAGTTTACCGCTCGCTCGACTAATTCCTGTGGTGATAACTTGCCATCGGAAAAGTTGGTGTGGGAATGTAAATCAAAGCGCATCGGCTTGCTTGGTTTTTCAGCAGACGAGGCAGGTGTAGAACTTTCTGGTGCAATTAGTGGCATAAAATAAAATCAGGTGTTGACATAAAAACAGAATTGATGTCTTCTATTAGGGCTTTTATTCTACGAGAATAAAGTGATTTTTCATAACGAAACGCTTAGATAAGCAAAAATTAGTTAAACATAACTTAGAAAGTTTAAAAGAAACAAAGCAGCAAGCGATGACACAAGCACAACAATCATTACAAGCAATTTGGTGGTGGCATAATCCAACGTAGGTGGGTTGTGAGCTTTTGTGCATGATGTGAAAACTGTGTAACAAGAAAAGATTCCGAAAACCCGCCCACTGGCGGGTTTTCTCGTTTTAAGCTTTTCATTTTAAGCTTCTATTTTTTAAATAAGAAAGAATTTTAACCCTAAAATATTCGAAAGAAACTAAAACGCAAACAGCGTTAAAAGGAAAACAGCAATGTTAACAACCAAAGTAAAAAGTTGGTTTATTTGGTGGCTTCAGCCCATTTATGCCGGATGACAACTTAGAGTAAAATCACACATAGGATCAAATAAACCATGATTATTGTACTTAAGCCGCAAGCAACCGAAGCGGACGCAAACGAAATTCTCGATAAAATAGCCTCACTTGGGCTAAAACCACTATACATGCCAGGCATTGAGCGCACGGTATTAGGCGCCCTTGGCGATGAACGCATTCTTAACCAACTTCATTTAGACGCCTACCCTATGGTGGATGAAGTCAAACCTGTCCTTAGCCCATACAAGCTCGTTAGTCGTGAGCTGCAAGCGCATGACTCAATTGTATCGATTGACGGCGTAAAAATTGGTGGTGGCAATTTTACTGTGATTGCTGGCCCTTGCTCGGTGGAGTCAGAGCAGCAATTATTTAGCGTGGCAGAAATGATCAAAGGCCACGGCGTTCCCCTACTTCGCGGCGGCGCATTTAAACCGCGCACCAGCCCATACAGTTTCCAAGGGCTAGGTGAAGAAGGCTTAAAGCTGTTGAAAGCCGCTAAACAAGCTTATGGCCTGCCAACCGTTTCAGAAATTATCGACCCAATTGATGCCAAGTTGATGGCAGATTACATTGATTGCTTCCAAATCGGCGCCCGCAATATGCAAAACTTCCGCTTACTCGAAGCCGTTGGTGCTGAGCAAAAACCGGTACTATTGAAACGCGGTATGAGCGCGACCATCGAAGAATTGCTATTGGCAGCTGAGTACATTATTAACGCGGGTAATCCAAATGTGATTTTATGCGAGCGCGGTATTCGCACCTTTGAAACGGCCACTCGTAATACCCTTGATTTAAATGCCGTTGCCTTATTGAAAGAAAAAACCCATTTACCAGTTCTAGTAGACCCATCACATGGCACTGGCGTAAAATCCCTGATTAACCCTTTATCACGCGCTGCTGCTGCAGTTGGCGCTGACGGCATTATCGTTGAAGCCCATTTAAATCCGAAAGCAGCGCTTTCTGACGGGCATCAAGCATTAACCGCCGATGATTTTGCCAAGCTTATGGCCGATATTAAGCCTTTTGTGCAAGCCGCAGGCAAAAGCTTGTCAGCTTAAGATACGAATTACAGATTGAGAGACACGATGCAAACTACCCTCAATGCAACGCCCGGTGCGGTCAACACCTTATCAGGTGCCGCCGAATATCAACCGGATCCACTGGCGGTTTACCAGCAATTATGTGGTATTGATGCTGGCAACAAGCCACATACGGTACTGTTAGAATCTGCTGAAATTGATAAAAAGCATGCGCTAAAAAGCCTGTTAGTGACTGACGCAGCGGTTAAAGTTACCTGTCATGGTTTAACCGTTACTCTTGAGCCATTGTCGCTCAATGGTGAATCAGCTATTGAATTTGTCAGTAATGAACTGGCAGCCTATGCCAAAGTAAGCAAACAAGCAGCGCATACCTTAATTGAGTTTTCGCCTGTTGATGGCAACCTTGACGAGTTAACCCGTTTAAAAGCCCATAATGCTTTTGATGCACTGCGTGTGTTTAAGCAAATTAACAACACTACTCACCACGAATTAGCGGTGATGCTGGCAGGTTGTTTCGCGTTTGACTTAATGGCCGTGGCAGAAAAGCTACCAGAGGTTGATAACAGCCCCAATAGCTGCCCAGATTATGTATTCTATCTTGCTGAAACCATTGTCGTGATTGACCATGAAAAGCGCTCAACTGAGCTGATTGGCAATGTGTTTTCAGGGCCAGAGCAGCAAAAGTGCTACTTTGAAATTAGCCGCCGTTTATCAGAAATTAAGGCGCAGCTATCGAGCGTGATTGTTGCTAAGCCGCTGCAAGAAAAACCGAATGCACAAGTTGCTGAAGTAAACGTTGATATTTCAGATCAAGCCTTCTGCCACACGGTTGATGCCCTAAAAGAGCACGTGCGCGCTGGTGATATTTTCCAAGTGGTGCCATCACGCACCTTTACTTTGCCGTGCGAACAACCGATTGTTGCTTATAAGAAACTTAAAGCATCGAATCCAAGCCCATACATGTTCTTCTTGCAGGACAAAGACTTTGCCATGTTTGGCGCTTCACCTGAGTCGGCACTGAAATATCAAACCAGCAATAACCAAGTAGAGCTATACCCTATCGCTGGTACGCGCCCACGTGGTTTTAATGCAGATGGTAGCTTGTCGCTCGATTTAGACAGCCGCATTGAGTTAGAGCTGCGCCAAGATCAAAAAGAAATGGCCGAGCATATTATGCTGGTAGACTTAGCCCGTAACGACATTGCGCGTGTGGCAGCGCCTGGTTCGCGCTACGTCGCTGAGCTGTTAAAAGTTGATCGCTACTCGCATGTCATGCACCTAGTATCACGCGTTTGCGGCCAATTAAAGCCAGAATTAGACGCCCTGCACGCTTATCAAGCCTGTATGAATATGGGCACGCTATCTGGCGCACCAAAAGTAAAAGCAACCGAGCTTATTCGCAAATTTGAAGGCAAGCGCCGTGGCAGTTACGGTGGTGCGGTTGGCTACATCACTGGCGAAGGTGAAATGGATACCTGTATTGTCATCCGCTCTGCCTTTGTTGAAAACGGCTTAGCTCATGTACAAGCTGGCGCTGGTGTGGTGTACGATTCAGACCCACAAGCGGAAGCCAACGAAACACGCCAAAAAGCACAAGCGGTGATCAACGCCATTAAAGCGGCTGAAATTTTGGCTGAAGTAGAAGAAGTAGGAGCTTGATTTTGAGTAGTACAATGATAGGTACAATGACAGACAAAATGACAAATTCAAATAGCCCTGCTCGACATATCGTAATGCTCGATAACCTCGACTCATTCACCTACAACCTAGTGGATGAATTCTACCAATTAGGTTTTGAGCCAAAGGTATTTCGCAACACCCTATCTGCTGATTTTGTTATGTCGCAGCTCGAAGCCCTTTCTGGTGATGTAATGTTAGTTTTATCGCCAGGGCCAGGAGCACCGCATCAAGCTGGCTGCTTAATGGAGCTGATCAGTAAGGCAGCAGGCAAATACCCAATTCTTGGCATTTGTTTAGGGCACCAAGCGTTAATTGAGCACTATGGCGGTACGGTTGGCCGCGCACCAAATATTGTGCACGGTAAATCATCACCGGTTCATCACAATGGTGAAGGAGCGTTTTCGGGGATTAATAACCCATTACCTGTCGCTCGTTACCATTCATTGGTGGCAACTTCGATGCCGGACAACTTAACGGTGACCGCAACGACAGAAGAGCCGAATCAAAGCTTGGTGATGGCGATTGAACACAGCGATGATGCCGTCGTCGGTTTTCAATTTCACCCAGAGTCTGTGCTAACCACCTATGGTAGCAACTTATTGGCACAAGCCATTGAGCGCGTATTTACCCTGTTTTCGTCATCTGAAAACGCTACCTCAATAGCTAATAGCAATAAATAAGCAAGGAATAAGCAAATTATGTCAACTGTTCTTAATACGTTAATCGACCAAGAAGCCCTTAGCCAAGCACAGGCGCAGGATTTTTTCGAGCAAATGATTCAAGGTGAAGTGGCACCAGAGCTGCTTGCTTCCGTGCTAACTGCATTAAAAATCAAAGGTGAAACACCTGCTGAAATTGCCGGAGCGGCACTGGCAGTAAGAAATAACGCTACCGCCTTTCCTGCGTTAGATTTTGAAGTGACTGACTGTGTTGGTACGGGTGGTGATGGCGCGAATACCATTAACATTTCGACCACAGCAGCTATTCTAGCGGCAGCATGCGGTATTAAAATGGCAAAACACGGTAACCGCAGTGTGTCGTCAATGTCTGGCTCGGCAGATTTACTTGAAGCGCTTGGCGTGAACTTAACCATGTCGCCAGAAACCGCAGCGCAGTGCTTACGTGAAGCAAACTTGTGTTTCCTATATGCGCCAGCTTATCATCCGGGCTTTAAACATGCCGCGCCAGTGCGTAAAGCCATGGGGGTACGTACCCTATTCAATATTTTAGGGCCGCTGGTAAACCCTGCTGCGCCAAGCACTATGCTACTCGGCGTTTATACGCCTGATTTGTTACCTGTGATGGCGGATGCGCTAGCCCTTACCGGCGTTAAGCGTGGCTGGGTAGTGCACGGCAGTGGTTTAGACGAAATCGCGTTGCATGGTGCAACCCAAATTATTGAAATCACGCATGATGGTGAAAAGAGTGAGCAAGTCGCGAAAACCATCACCCCTGAAGATTTCGGCCTGCAAGAATATACTTTGGAAGACATTAAAGGCGGCACACCGCAAGAAAATGCTGAGGCAATTCAAGCCATATTGGCAGGTAAAGGCCAGCCAGCGCACAATGCCGCAGTGATCATCAATGCTGCCGCTGTGCTCTATCTGCACGGCAAAGCTGAAACCTTAGCAGGTGCCGCTTCATTAGCGGAAGATATGTTACTTTCTGGCCAAGCAGCGAAGACCTTAGCCGCGCTGGTGGACATTTCTAATAAAG
The nucleotide sequence above comes from Thalassotalea euphylliae. Encoded proteins:
- a CDS encoding aminodeoxychorismate/anthranilate synthase component II, producing MTDKMTNSNSPARHIVMLDNLDSFTYNLVDEFYQLGFEPKVFRNTLSADFVMSQLEALSGDVMLVLSPGPGAPHQAGCLMELISKAAGKYPILGICLGHQALIEHYGGTVGRAPNIVHGKSSPVHHNGEGAFSGINNPLPVARYHSLVATSMPDNLTVTATTEEPNQSLVMAIEHSDDAVVGFQFHPESVLTTYGSNLLAQAIERVFTLFSSSENATSIANSNK
- the aroF gene encoding 3-deoxy-7-phosphoheptulonate synthase; translation: MIIVLKPQATEADANEILDKIASLGLKPLYMPGIERTVLGALGDERILNQLHLDAYPMVDEVKPVLSPYKLVSRELQAHDSIVSIDGVKIGGGNFTVIAGPCSVESEQQLFSVAEMIKGHGVPLLRGGAFKPRTSPYSFQGLGEEGLKLLKAAKQAYGLPTVSEIIDPIDAKLMADYIDCFQIGARNMQNFRLLEAVGAEQKPVLLKRGMSATIEELLLAAEYIINAGNPNVILCERGIRTFETATRNTLDLNAVALLKEKTHLPVLVDPSHGTGVKSLINPLSRAAAAVGADGIIVEAHLNPKAALSDGHQALTADDFAKLMADIKPFVQAAGKSLSA
- the rnm gene encoding RNase RNM, with amino-acid sequence MRFDLHSHTNFSDGKLSPQELVERAVNFQLDVLAITDHDTVAGLEVAKQHISEQALPLTLVSGIEISTMWQNFEIHIVGLNIDPESQALQALISEQQNARESRATQMGEKLAKCGFPDMLEKAKALVGEGTITRAHFARVLHDEGQVSTMQSAFDKYIGKGKRAFVKPLWCDIAKAVEVIHQAGGVAVLAHPMRYDMTSKWLRRLILDFKAAGGDGMEIVLPQMNPDQRRLMLTFCLEYDLYASLGSDFHYPSKWSDLGRNLIMPEQVKPIWQLFGH
- a CDS encoding anthranilate synthase component 1; the encoded protein is MQTTLNATPGAVNTLSGAAEYQPDPLAVYQQLCGIDAGNKPHTVLLESAEIDKKHALKSLLVTDAAVKVTCHGLTVTLEPLSLNGESAIEFVSNELAAYAKVSKQAAHTLIEFSPVDGNLDELTRLKAHNAFDALRVFKQINNTTHHELAVMLAGCFAFDLMAVAEKLPEVDNSPNSCPDYVFYLAETIVVIDHEKRSTELIGNVFSGPEQQKCYFEISRRLSEIKAQLSSVIVAKPLQEKPNAQVAEVNVDISDQAFCHTVDALKEHVRAGDIFQVVPSRTFTLPCEQPIVAYKKLKASNPSPYMFFLQDKDFAMFGASPESALKYQTSNNQVELYPIAGTRPRGFNADGSLSLDLDSRIELELRQDQKEMAEHIMLVDLARNDIARVAAPGSRYVAELLKVDRYSHVMHLVSRVCGQLKPELDALHAYQACMNMGTLSGAPKVKATELIRKFEGKRRGSYGGAVGYITGEGEMDTCIVIRSAFVENGLAHVQAGAGVVYDSDPQAEANETRQKAQAVINAIKAAEILAEVEEVGA
- the trpD gene encoding anthranilate phosphoribosyltransferase, coding for MSTVLNTLIDQEALSQAQAQDFFEQMIQGEVAPELLASVLTALKIKGETPAEIAGAALAVRNNATAFPALDFEVTDCVGTGGDGANTINISTTAAILAAACGIKMAKHGNRSVSSMSGSADLLEALGVNLTMSPETAAQCLREANLCFLYAPAYHPGFKHAAPVRKAMGVRTLFNILGPLVNPAAPSTMLLGVYTPDLLPVMADALALTGVKRGWVVHGSGLDEIALHGATQIIEITHDGEKSEQVAKTITPEDFGLQEYTLEDIKGGTPQENAEAIQAILAGKGQPAHNAAVIINAAAVLYLHGKAETLAGAASLAEDMLLSGQAAKTLAALVDISNKEPNQASRNDGVQD